Proteins encoded together in one Chaetodon auriga isolate fChaAug3 chromosome 20, fChaAug3.hap1, whole genome shotgun sequence window:
- the LOC143338677 gene encoding chymotrypsin-like protease CTRL-1, whose amino-acid sequence MEAWTVWTLLMCAALTRQGSEAQDCGVAPLNTKIVGGENATAGSWPWQVSVHFNVVGYHICGGTLISDQWVLTAAHCILVKSPRAYTIYLGRETQTGPNVQEVSSTVSEVIVHPDYNNTLLNNDIAVMKLSSPVSFTDYIKPICLASSSSQFHNSTLCWSTGWGKLGKNVSLPSFYPLQEVQIPVIGKKQCRCSYLSVPEAKITDRMICAGQESKGACQGDSGGPLQCKQGSVWVQAGVTSFGIPCALAGFPEVYARVSEFQKWITDQAVGANVGFVTFTATGTDQDDSFVCTNSTASTVGTELVCIVISVTVFLQHILAV is encoded by the exons ATGGAGGCCTGGACTGTATGGACACTCCTGATGTGTGCAGCCCTCACTCGGCAAG GGTCAGAGGCTCAAG ATTGTGGGGTGGCGCCTCTGAACACGAAGATTGTGGGTGGTGAGAATGCCACAGCAGGGTCATGGCCCTGGCAGGTCAGCGTGCACTTCAATGTTGTGGGATATCACATCTGCGGAGGGACTCTCATCAGTGACCAGTGGGTCCTCACAGCAGCCCACTGCATCTTGGT AAAATCACCAAGGGCATACACCATCTACTTAGGGAGAGAGACTCAGACTGGCCCCAATGTCCAAGAAGTGTCCAGCACTGTGTCCGAGGTCATCGTCCATCCTGACTACAACAACACTTTGCTTAATAATGACATTGCCGTCATGAAGCTCAGCAGCCCTGTCAGTTTCACTGACTACATCAAACCGATCTGCCTGGCAAGTAGTTCCAGCCAGTTCCACAACTCCACTCTCTGCTGGTCCACTGGCTGGGGCAAACTCGGAAAGAATG TTTCCTTGCCAAGCTTTTACCCACTGCAGGAGGTTCAGATTCCTGTCATTGGAAAAAAGCAATGCCGCTGCAGCTACCTTTCAGTACCAGAAGCAAAAATCACAGACAGAATGATTTGTGCGGGGCAAGAGAGCAAAGGAGCATGCCAG GGTGACTCTGGTGGACCATTGCAATGCAAACAAGGCTCAGTGTGGGTCCAGGCTGGCGTAACCAGTTTCGGAATTCCCTGTGCCTTGGCTGGCTTTCCTGAAGTCTATGCCCGAGTGTCTGAATTCCAGAAATGGATCACAGATCAAGCGGTGGGGGCGAATGTCGGCTTTGTGACATTCACGGCCACTGGCACTGACCAAGATGACAGCTTTGTGTGCACAAACTCAACAGCATCCACTGTTGGAACTGAGCTTGTGTGCATTGTCATCTCAGTGACAGTGTTCCTGCAGCATATTTTAGCTGTTTAA
- the aldoab gene encoding aldolase a, fructose-bisphosphate, b has product MPHAYPFLTPEQKKELSDIAQKIVAPGKGILAADESTGSVAKRFQSINAENTEENRRLYRQLLFTADDRIVPCIGGVILFHETMYQKTDDGKAFTQYLKDRGMVVGIKVDKGVVPLAGTNGETTTQGLDGLYERCAQYKKDGADFAKWRCVLKITPTTPSRLAIIENANVLARYASICQMHGIVPIVEPEILPDGDHDLKRCQYVTEKVLAAVYKALSDHHVYLEGTLLKPNMVTAGHSCSHKYSNQEIAMATVTALRRTVPPAVPGITFLSGGQSEEEASVNLNAMNQCPLHRPWALTFSYGRALQASALKAWGGKKENGKACQEEFVKRALANNQACQGKYVSTGGSSAGGESLFVANHAY; this is encoded by the exons ATGCCTCACGCATACCCTTTCCTCACTCCTGAGCAGAAGAAGGAGCTCAGCGATATTGCTCAGAAGATTGTCGCTCCCGGCAAGGGAATCCTCGCCGCAGATGAGTCCACCG GCAGCGTGGCCAAGCGCTTCCAGAGCATCAACGCTGAGAACACTGAGGAGAACAGGAGGCTGTACCGCCAGCTCCTCTTCACCGCTGATGACCGCATAGTTCCTTGCATTGGAGGAGTCATCCTCTTCCATGAGACCATGTACCAGAAGACCGACGACGGCAAGGCCTTCACCCAGTACCTCAAAGACAGAGGCATGGTGGTGGGCATCAAGGTCGATAAAGGTGTTGTCCCCCTGGCCGGAACCAATGGCGAGACAACTACACAGG GCCTTGATGGACTGTATGAGCGCTGTGCCCAGTACAAGAAGGATGGTGCTGACTTTGCCAAGTGGCGCTGTGTGCTGAAGATCACCCCCACCACTCCCTCAAGACTGGCCATCATTGAGAACGCCAATGTGCTGGCTCGCTATGCCAGCATCTGCCAGATG CATGGCATCGTCCCCATTGTTGAGCCTGAGATTCTCCCTGATGGTGACCATGACCTGAAGCGCTGCCAGTACGTTACTGAGAAGGTCCTGGCTGCTGTCTACAAGGCCCTGTCCGACCACCACGTCTACCTGGAGGGCACCCTGCTCAAGCCCAACATGGTGACCGCTGGACACTCCTGCTCACACAAGTACAGCAACCAGGAGATCGCTATGGCAACAGTTACTGCCCTGCGCCGCACCGTGCCCCCTGCAGTCCCTG GCATTACTTTCCTGTCTGGTGgccagagtgaggaggaggccTCCGTCAACCTGAACGCCATGAACCAGTGCCCTCTGCACAGGCCCTGGGCCCTGACCTTCTCATACGGCCGTGCCCTGCAGGCCTCTGCCCTCAAAGCCTGGGGCGGCAAGAAGGAGAATGGAAAGGCATGCCAGGAGGAGTTCGTCAAGAGGGCTCTG GCTAATAACCAGGCCTGCCAGGGCAAATATGTTTCCACTGGAGGCAGCTCTGCTGGTGGAGAGTCACTGTTTGTGGCAAACCACGCTTATTAA